Part of the Gracilimonas sp. genome is shown below.
CGTGGGGAGAGTAGGATTCGAACCTACGAAGTCTCACGACAACAGATTTACAGTCTGCCCCAGTTGGCCGCTTTGGTATCTCCCCAGATAAAATCAATAAATTAAAGATCGCTGAGCCAGTGACCGGATTCGAACCGATGACCGACGGTTTACAAAACCGTTGCTCTACCAACTGAGCTACACTGGCTTTTCGCGAAAGACTTCAAAATTAAGTATGATAGCTTTGATTGTCAATAATGTTTTGTGAAAAAATTTCACTCTTTTTCATCTTTTACGACTTGCTTCCTTCTGCGATAGAAAAAGTAGGCTTTAAGCCCTACAAACAGCGCTATCAACGCTAAAATGACCTTTCCATAGTTGGATAGATACTCCCCGATAATTTGCCAGTTATCCCGAATGACCCAGCCCATCGCCAATAGCAGGGTATTCCATAAAACCGAACTCACCAATGAACTCAGAATTGTGGGTGTAATTTTGAGATGAGACATCCCGGCTGTGAGCGAGATCACTGATCGGGTTCCGGCCAAAAAACGATTCGCAACAACCACTCCCTGCCCCCATCGGCTCATCCATTTTTTACCCCTGGCAAAATACTTGTAATCGATAAAGCGGAGTAAAAAATGACTATCTCTGTTTTCTTCTATTTGAGCACCCCACCGATGGCCCAACCAATACATCGTCATAAATCCTGCCACGGAAGCAACAACGGTGAGACTCCATACGGGAAACAATCCAATCAAACCTTCCGCAGCTAAATATCCGCCGAAAGCCACAATCACATCTCCGGGCATGGGCGGGATAAGGTTCT
Proteins encoded:
- a CDS encoding DedA family protein, producing the protein MADQIVQSIVDWISVVPPIGVYLIFFGIAYIENLIPPMPGDVIVAFGGYLAAEGLIGLFPVWSLTVVASVAGFMTMYWLGHRWGAQIEENRDSHFLLRFIDYKYFARGKKWMSRWGQGVVVANRFLAGTRSVISLTAGMSHLKITPTILSSLVSSVLWNTLLLAMGWVIRDNWQIIGEYLSNYGKVILALIALFVGLKAYFFYRRRKQVVKDEKE